One region of Marivirga arenosa genomic DNA includes:
- a CDS encoding murein hydrolase activator EnvC family protein, translated as MKINFFHISLISLFLIFGYDSYAQKSREELEKEKKENLQKISEAEKILNQTTSKKRATIGQLNALNYKIQAQQSLTNSISNELNLLNQKLNEIGSIINSMESDLEKMKVEYAKMLYATQKSNQSLSKLAYVFASSSFYEMFMRLKYMEYYGKIRREQAAQIELIKQLLIGQKESVEEVRLEKSTLLQEQIFRNRELNKLKQQQSSLVTELNKREKQIKSEIEDRKKSVKNLEKIIADLIKKEIEKSSKGASSTKFALTPEAKELSDSFAGNRNKLFWPVSSGFISQKFGTHPHPVYKNIQIKNDGVDIQTNENQEIRAVFDGEVRNVAFIPGMNNVVMVQHGEYFTVYAKLKEVSVRKGDKVTAKQPLGIVYTDNDGTSEIQFQVWKNNQKMNPEQWLFRR; from the coding sequence ATGAAAATTAATTTTTTCCATATTAGCCTTATAAGTCTTTTTTTAATTTTTGGGTACGATTCTTATGCTCAAAAATCTAGAGAGGAGTTAGAAAAAGAAAAAAAGGAGAATCTCCAAAAGATAAGTGAAGCGGAGAAAATTTTAAATCAAACAACTTCCAAAAAGCGGGCTACAATTGGTCAATTAAATGCTTTGAATTATAAAATTCAGGCTCAGCAATCCTTAACAAATTCCATTTCAAATGAACTGAATTTATTGAATCAAAAGCTCAATGAGATTGGAAGTATTATCAATTCAATGGAGAGTGATTTGGAAAAAATGAAAGTTGAGTACGCCAAAATGTTATATGCCACTCAAAAAAGCAATCAGTCACTTAGTAAGCTAGCATATGTGTTTGCATCCTCGTCTTTTTATGAAATGTTCATGCGTTTGAAGTATATGGAATATTATGGGAAAATTCGTAGAGAACAAGCTGCACAAATTGAGTTAATCAAACAATTATTGATAGGTCAAAAAGAAAGTGTAGAAGAAGTTAGACTAGAAAAAAGTACACTTTTGCAAGAACAAATTTTCAGAAATAGAGAGCTAAATAAATTAAAGCAACAACAAAGCTCTTTAGTAACAGAACTCAACAAAAGAGAGAAACAAATAAAATCTGAAATAGAAGATAGAAAAAAATCAGTTAAAAACTTAGAGAAAATAATTGCTGATTTAATTAAAAAGGAAATTGAGAAAAGCTCAAAGGGAGCATCTTCCACAAAGTTTGCTTTAACACCAGAAGCAAAAGAATTATCAGATTCATTTGCTGGTAACCGAAATAAGTTGTTTTGGCCTGTAAGCTCTGGCTTTATTTCACAAAAATTCGGTACTCACCCGCACCCTGTTTATAAAAATATTCAAATCAAAAATGACGGAGTAGATATCCAAACTAATGAAAATCAAGAGATACGAGCTGTTTTTGATGGGGAAGTCAGAAATGTAGCATTTATACCAGGTATGAATAATGTGGTTATGGTTCAACATGGTGAGTATTTTACAGTTTATGCTAAGCTAAAAGAGGTGAGCGTTAGAAAAGGAGATAAAGTCACCGCAAAACAACCACTAGGGATAGTTTATACCGACAATGACGGTACTTCAGAAATTCAATTTCAGGTTTGGAAAAACAATCAAAAGATGAATCCTGAACAATGGCTTTTTAGAAGATAA
- a CDS encoding DUF4292 domain-containing protein — MTRLFSVLICFAVLVFTSCGKKILPTSSVEKEYALEKFDFDYLQAKSKIRFSSPDRNLSSSASIRMKRDSIIWVSVSPIFGIEAARGFISQDTIVFLDRVNKDVYRYNFKSLSNSLNFEIDFEMIQSILLGNQVFEFKNDDNFSKKAGELMINQKRGRFELETTASAKDRKVQNIKVREIPDGSKMEIIFSEFNLVDQQAFPFNAIVEIISAGTKGEESTQVQIEHSKVEVGNTPISFPFSVPSKYEN, encoded by the coding sequence ATGACGCGTCTATTTAGTGTATTAATCTGTTTCGCAGTTTTAGTCTTCACTTCATGTGGTAAAAAGATTTTACCTACTTCATCTGTGGAAAAGGAATATGCATTAGAAAAATTTGATTTTGACTATCTACAAGCAAAATCTAAAATTCGGTTTAGTTCTCCCGACCGAAACCTAAGCTCAAGTGCTAGCATAAGAATGAAGAGAGATAGCATAATCTGGGTTTCTGTATCACCTATTTTCGGGATTGAAGCGGCAAGAGGCTTTATAAGTCAGGATACAATAGTTTTTCTGGATAGAGTGAATAAGGATGTTTATCGGTATAATTTCAAATCCTTGAGTAATAGTTTGAATTTTGAAATAGATTTTGAAATGATACAGTCTATTTTGCTAGGAAATCAGGTTTTTGAGTTTAAAAATGATGATAACTTCTCAAAAAAGGCAGGAGAATTAATGATTAATCAAAAAAGAGGAAGGTTTGAATTGGAAACTACTGCCTCTGCTAAAGACAGAAAAGTCCAAAATATTAAGGTGAGAGAAATTCCAGATGGAAGTAAAATGGAAATTATATTTTCAGAATTTAATTTGGTTGATCAACAAGCCTTTCCCTTCAATGCAATTGTTGAAATCATATCTGCAGGCACAAAAGGTGAAGAATCTACCCAAGTGCAAATCGAACATTCAAAAGTAGAAGTAGGAAATACTCCAATCTCTTTCCCATTCAGCGTACCAAGTAAATATGAAAATTAA
- a CDS encoding tetratricopeptide repeat protein, translating to MLNRVGNSVSSIFVLLLIAMAQLGYAQVPDTPQQEDILPEADPLKVDRFNVEFLIVEGMHHLAIDDKAKALDSFMKAHQIMPENAALNYQIAKILKDSDDKNQALFYISKSTEKDQSNYYYQALKAEIQTELGSLSEAIQTYENLYKFSENAPDDYLLELAALYLYSNDLNMALNTYDRIESRIGILEEVSTQKQKIYLKQNKLKEAIEEGKRLVNAYPKIGDYAVSVAQIMLSNDKKDDAINYLKSYLDDYPNQALVQMELAKLYRQNGEFELALPYFEKAFTSEEIPLEDKLNNFVALIQKITSENEQEKLKALGQNIIKIHSTDANAYAANGDLYFALNQKDSAKYFYSKAVNINGDNLQLWQNLLSIEMESANYKNVVKYADEALTYFPNQPVLYLYGGSGHFSLKNYKMAIMNWEQGKSIVYGNPRLKSTFAAQLGDAYHANQQFDKSFRSYEEAIEANPSNYFAINNYAYYLSLRKENLDRAKELSSRMVQANPDNATFLDTHGWVLFQKEEYEEALKYLEKAAENSNSATIVEHYADALFKTGDKDRALEVWKKAKSLGGASDLIDKKISEKKYYDASI from the coding sequence GTGTTAAATAGGGTAGGGAATAGTGTAAGTAGCATTTTTGTATTGCTTTTAATTGCGATGGCTCAACTTGGGTACGCTCAAGTTCCTGATACACCTCAACAAGAAGATATATTACCTGAAGCTGATCCTTTAAAAGTGGATCGCTTTAATGTAGAATTCCTAATCGTTGAAGGTATGCATCATTTAGCTATCGATGATAAAGCAAAAGCTTTGGATAGTTTTATGAAGGCTCATCAAATTATGCCTGAAAATGCCGCTTTAAATTATCAAATCGCCAAAATTTTAAAAGATAGTGATGATAAGAATCAAGCACTTTTTTACATCTCTAAATCAACTGAGAAAGATCAATCCAATTATTACTACCAAGCTTTAAAAGCAGAAATACAAACCGAATTAGGAAGTCTTTCTGAAGCAATTCAGACTTACGAAAATTTATATAAATTTTCTGAAAATGCTCCAGATGATTATTTATTAGAGCTTGCAGCGCTTTATTTATATAGTAATGATCTTAATATGGCGCTGAATACGTATGACAGAATCGAAAGTAGGATAGGTATTTTAGAAGAAGTAAGTACTCAAAAGCAAAAAATTTATTTAAAGCAGAATAAATTAAAAGAAGCCATTGAGGAAGGAAAAAGATTAGTAAATGCTTATCCGAAAATTGGTGATTATGCTGTTTCTGTAGCTCAGATCATGTTGTCAAATGATAAAAAAGATGATGCTATTAATTATTTGAAATCATATTTGGACGATTATCCAAATCAAGCTTTGGTTCAAATGGAATTAGCTAAGCTTTACAGGCAAAATGGAGAATTTGAGTTAGCACTACCATATTTTGAAAAGGCTTTTACTTCAGAGGAAATACCTTTAGAAGATAAACTGAATAATTTCGTTGCACTAATTCAAAAAATAACATCTGAAAATGAACAAGAAAAACTGAAAGCATTAGGTCAAAATATTATAAAAATTCATTCTACTGATGCAAATGCTTATGCAGCAAATGGTGATTTATATTTCGCATTGAATCAAAAAGATAGTGCAAAATATTTTTATAGTAAAGCAGTAAACATTAATGGTGATAATCTTCAATTATGGCAAAACTTATTATCCATTGAGATGGAAAGTGCCAATTATAAAAATGTGGTAAAATATGCTGATGAAGCCTTGACCTATTTCCCCAATCAGCCTGTATTATATTTATATGGTGGATCAGGTCATTTTTCATTAAAGAATTATAAAATGGCCATTATGAACTGGGAGCAAGGCAAATCTATTGTTTATGGTAACCCAAGATTAAAAAGCACTTTTGCGGCTCAATTGGGTGATGCCTACCATGCCAATCAGCAGTTTGATAAATCATTTAGGTCTTATGAAGAAGCAATTGAAGCTAATCCTAGTAATTATTTTGCTATAAATAATTATGCCTACTATTTATCTCTAAGAAAAGAAAATTTAGACAGAGCTAAAGAACTGTCATCCAGAATGGTGCAAGCGAACCCTGATAATGCTACCTTCCTAGATACCCACGGATGGGTTTTATTCCAAAAGGAAGAGTATGAAGAGGCTCTTAAGTATTTAGAAAAAGCTGCGGAAAATAGTAATTCCGCTACCATAGTTGAACATTATGCTGATGCGCTTTTTAAAACTGGCGATAAGGATAGGGCTTTAGAGGTATGGAAGAAGGCAAAATCCTTAGGAGGGGCTTCTGATTTAATTGACAAAAAAATATCTGAAAAAAAATATTATGACGCGTCTATTTAG
- a CDS encoding sugar phosphate nucleotidyltransferase — MNIIIPMAGMGKRMRPHTLTVPKPLVPIAGKPIVQRLVEDIAKVCGSDVDKIGFIIKSSFGKEIEASLLKIAESVGAKGSIHYQEEALGTAHAIMCAKELLDGNTVVAFADTLFKADFKLDTSEEGIIWTQKVEDPSAFGVVKVNEDNVITDFIEKPETPVSNLAIIGIYYFQKGEDLRKELQYLLDNDIKDAGGEFQITVALENMKDKGVKLRPGTVTEWLDCGNKDATVYTNQRYLEFIKHENLISESASINNSVIIPPVYLGENVSIENSVIGPHVSIGDDTKVADSRIKNSIIQTNTNITEAQIKDSMLGNFVSYNGAAKDLSIGDYNKVIE, encoded by the coding sequence ATGAATATAATTATACCTATGGCCGGCATGGGCAAACGCATGCGACCTCATACACTTACCGTCCCTAAACCTTTAGTGCCAATTGCGGGTAAGCCTATTGTACAAAGGTTAGTTGAAGATATTGCTAAGGTTTGTGGAAGTGACGTTGATAAAATAGGATTTATAATTAAATCATCTTTCGGCAAAGAAATTGAAGCAAGTCTTCTAAAAATAGCTGAATCGGTAGGTGCAAAAGGTTCTATCCATTATCAGGAAGAAGCTTTAGGTACAGCACATGCTATCATGTGTGCTAAAGAGCTATTGGATGGAAATACGGTTGTAGCCTTTGCGGATACACTCTTTAAAGCTGATTTCAAATTAGATACTTCTGAGGAAGGAATCATTTGGACTCAAAAAGTTGAGGATCCATCAGCTTTTGGAGTAGTAAAGGTAAATGAAGATAATGTAATTACTGATTTCATTGAAAAACCTGAAACTCCGGTTTCTAATCTTGCAATCATTGGAATTTATTATTTCCAAAAAGGAGAAGATTTAAGAAAAGAGTTACAGTATCTTTTAGATAATGATATTAAAGACGCAGGAGGCGAATTTCAGATTACTGTCGCGCTTGAGAATATGAAAGATAAGGGTGTAAAATTACGCCCTGGTACGGTAACTGAATGGTTAGATTGCGGAAATAAAGATGCAACCGTTTATACCAATCAAAGATATTTAGAGTTTATTAAGCATGAGAATTTAATTAGTGAATCAGCAAGTATAAACAACTCAGTTATTATCCCGCCAGTGTATTTGGGTGAAAATGTAAGTATTGAGAACTCAGTTATTGGTCCTCATGTTTCCATAGGAGATGATACTAAGGTGGCAGATAGCAGAATTAAGAATAGTATAATTCAAACGAATACAAATATTACTGAAGCTCAAATTAAAGACAGTATGCTCGGGAATTTTGTTTCTTACAATGGAGCAGCTAAAGATTTGAGTATAGGGGATTACAACAAAGTAATTGAATAA
- the dut gene encoding dUTP diphosphatase codes for MKVNVINKSNNELPAYQTESSAGLDLRANLEEPINLKPMQRVLVPTGLFMELPKGYEAQIRPRSGLAYKHGITVLNSPGTIDADYRGELKVLLVNLSDESFLIENGERIAQMVIAKHEQIDWNLVETLEDSERSAGGFGSTGKS; via the coding sequence ATGAAAGTAAACGTTATCAATAAATCAAATAATGAACTTCCAGCTTATCAAACAGAAAGTTCAGCAGGCTTAGATTTACGAGCTAATTTGGAAGAGCCTATTAATTTGAAGCCCATGCAAAGAGTATTGGTTCCTACAGGTCTATTTATGGAATTACCCAAAGGTTATGAAGCACAGATCAGACCCAGAAGTGGATTAGCTTACAAGCATGGAATAACGGTGCTTAATAGTCCTGGAACCATAGATGCTGACTACAGAGGGGAATTGAAAGTTTTATTAGTTAATCTTTCAGATGAAAGCTTTCTGATCGAAAATGGAGAAAGAATAGCGCAAATGGTCATAGCTAAACATGAACAAATTGATTGGAATTTAGTAGAAACTCTAGAAGATTCTGAAAGAAGTGCAGGTGGATTTGGTAGCACTGGAAAATCATAA
- a CDS encoding lipopolysaccharide biosynthesis protein: MNPLKKLASEAGLYGLPSILGRLLNYLLVPIHTAIFLEAEYGSLNQLYAYAAFLNIIYTYGMETAFFRFSTKEKDNSYYSQAFTSILISSLIFSSAIFLFSEQIINFLKLSVETYIVRYLAVIFFIDAIIAIPLAKLRLEHKAKKFAFTRMSSIVLNIAFNILFLMLFPYLAKKGFMNWDSKESVGIGYVFLANLLANISMILILYKEIFSAHLQIQWIKLRKMLVYAWPILLMGVAGIAVEQLDKILFEFLLPEDFYAGINAKAAIGIYSAAFKLSVFMALAVQAFRYAGEPFFFSQAEDKQAPELFAKVLYYFVSLSLIIWVGVSLNADLIGQIFLRGSGYRDALFLVPILLLGKLFFGIYVNLSIWFKITDKTYYGVYISVLGGLVTLVGDLILIPILGYTGAAIATLLAYFSMMVYCYFTGQKYFKIPYQVGKIFLNILISGILIATYFYFKPDSSWLNYTLGVLITLIFILIVYLYERKRVFSNKLN, encoded by the coding sequence ATGAATCCACTTAAAAAGTTAGCATCTGAAGCCGGTTTATATGGATTACCCAGCATTTTGGGAAGATTGTTAAATTACTTATTAGTACCTATTCACACGGCAATTTTTTTGGAGGCGGAATATGGTAGTCTAAATCAGCTTTATGCTTATGCTGCTTTTTTGAATATTATTTATACCTATGGAATGGAAACCGCTTTTTTTAGGTTTTCTACAAAAGAGAAAGATAATAGCTATTACTCTCAGGCCTTTACTTCCATTTTAATAAGCTCCTTAATTTTCAGTTCAGCAATATTTTTATTCTCAGAACAGATTATCAATTTTCTTAAATTATCTGTTGAAACTTACATTGTACGTTACCTTGCGGTAATCTTTTTTATCGATGCAATTATTGCTATTCCTCTTGCTAAATTAAGATTAGAGCATAAAGCAAAGAAATTTGCTTTTACCAGAATGAGCAGTATAGTCTTAAATATAGCTTTCAACATTCTTTTCTTAATGCTTTTCCCATATTTGGCAAAAAAAGGATTTATGAATTGGGATTCGAAAGAAAGCGTTGGAATTGGTTATGTGTTTTTAGCAAATCTCTTAGCGAATATTTCAATGATTTTGATTTTATACAAAGAGATCTTTTCTGCTCATCTTCAAATACAGTGGATAAAATTAAGAAAAATGTTGGTTTATGCATGGCCAATATTATTAATGGGAGTTGCTGGTATTGCAGTAGAACAATTAGATAAAATATTATTCGAATTTCTTCTTCCAGAAGATTTTTATGCTGGAATAAACGCAAAAGCTGCAATTGGTATTTATTCTGCGGCCTTTAAGTTAAGTGTTTTTATGGCGCTAGCAGTACAAGCATTTCGTTATGCAGGAGAGCCATTCTTTTTCAGTCAGGCAGAAGATAAACAAGCACCAGAGTTATTCGCGAAAGTATTGTATTATTTTGTTTCTCTTTCTTTAATAATTTGGGTTGGGGTGAGTTTAAATGCCGATTTAATAGGTCAGATTTTCCTTCGAGGCTCAGGATACCGAGATGCTTTATTCTTAGTTCCAATTTTACTTTTAGGAAAATTATTCTTTGGAATCTATGTAAACTTAAGTATTTGGTTTAAGATTACAGATAAGACTTATTATGGAGTTTATATTAGTGTTTTAGGAGGCTTGGTTACCTTAGTAGGTGATTTGATATTAATACCAATTTTAGGTTATACTGGAGCAGCTATCGCAACACTTTTAGCGTATTTTAGCATGATGGTGTATTGTTATTTTACCGGTCAAAAGTATTTTAAAATTCCATATCAGGTAGGGAAGATATTTTTAAATATTTTAATCTCAGGAATACTTATTGCTACTTATTTTTATTTCAAACCTGATTCATCTTGGCTGAATTATACGTTAGGAGTACTTATTACTTTGATTTTTATCCTAATTGTATATTTATATGAACGCAAAAGGGTTTTTTCCAATAAATTAAATTGA
- a CDS encoding enoyl-CoA hydratase/isomerase family protein: MADFANLQLANDNGVLTITINRAEKLNALNIATIEELREAFQDIYDNPEVKSVIITGAGEKAFVAGADISEISELNEMNGRKFSENGQEVFEMIEKCHKPVLAAVNGFALGGGCELAMSCHMRIATPNAKFGQPEVNLGIIPGYGGTQRLTQLIGKGKALELMMTADFIGAEEAKNLGLVNHIAESQEELMTLANSILHKINSKAPLAIGMVIDSVNAYYAGEENGYQTEANSFAACCKSEDFKEGTKAFLEKRAAEFKGE, from the coding sequence ATGGCTGATTTTGCAAACCTACAACTGGCTAATGATAATGGTGTATTAACCATCACCATCAATAGAGCCGAAAAACTAAATGCCTTAAATATAGCTACCATTGAAGAGCTGCGTGAAGCCTTTCAAGATATTTATGATAATCCTGAAGTGAAGTCAGTAATCATCACAGGAGCTGGTGAAAAAGCTTTTGTGGCGGGAGCTGATATTTCTGAAATCTCAGAATTAAATGAGATGAATGGCAGAAAGTTTTCTGAGAATGGTCAGGAAGTTTTCGAAATGATTGAGAAATGCCATAAACCTGTGCTTGCAGCGGTTAATGGTTTTGCTCTGGGTGGAGGATGTGAATTAGCCATGTCTTGCCACATGAGAATTGCTACACCAAATGCTAAATTTGGGCAGCCTGAAGTGAATCTAGGAATAATCCCAGGTTATGGAGGTACTCAAAGATTAACACAGCTTATTGGAAAAGGTAAAGCATTAGAGTTAATGATGACTGCTGATTTTATTGGTGCCGAAGAAGCTAAAAATTTAGGTTTGGTGAATCATATAGCCGAAAGTCAGGAAGAATTAATGACTTTGGCTAATTCTATTTTACATAAAATTAATAGTAAAGCACCATTAGCAATTGGTATGGTAATCGATAGCGTAAATGCTTACTATGCTGGTGAAGAGAATGGTTATCAAACGGAAGCTAATAGTTTTGCTGCTTGCTGTAAATCTGAAGATTTTAAAGAAGGTACTAAAGCATTCTTAGAGAAAAGAGCAGCAGAGTTCAAAGGAGAGTAG
- a CDS encoding T9SS type A sorting domain-containing protein, whose amino-acid sequence MKKVGILILLLTSFQAFSQSSFDEQTGAWTANSTWNGSNAPGTTGLKNINITINGTVTRTGSLDFDQNANITINNNTDDSDTLIVTGDLIFNNNTVLTIRGSSILIILGNLESNNNIIVSSSGKLVVVGSASTGNNTNISNSGDFYILGTNNLGTGGGSNYAGTTPGDAQDLVDNDQALADYLVNDLGVVNSTLPIVLKSFSASIFNNNINLDWITAKEENFSHFELERSLDQNNWEQIGKVQGLGESNSDVYYDFIDENAPFGKLYYRLKSVDIDATFEYSPVVSIENGFEGSLRIMPNPAQNASNLKIHVPAKFKENIDYVGLFDLSGVKIQEFRNFDTQSSLQIEKELKAGMYILKVNHNSLQENIRVIIQ is encoded by the coding sequence ATGAAAAAGGTAGGAATATTAATTCTGTTATTAACAAGTTTTCAAGCTTTTAGCCAATCAAGTTTTGATGAGCAAACTGGAGCCTGGACTGCAAACTCAACCTGGAATGGAAGCAATGCGCCAGGAACCACTGGTTTGAAAAATATAAATATTACGATTAACGGTACTGTTACTAGGACTGGTAGTTTGGATTTTGATCAAAATGCAAACATAACGATCAACAACAATACAGATGACAGTGATACTCTAATAGTTACGGGTGATCTTATTTTTAATAACAATACTGTTTTAACAATAAGAGGATCCAGTATATTAATTATACTTGGCAACTTAGAATCTAATAACAATATTATTGTTTCTTCAAGTGGTAAATTGGTAGTAGTAGGCTCTGCTTCTACAGGAAATAATACTAACATATCGAACAGTGGTGATTTTTATATTTTAGGTACAAATAATTTAGGAACTGGAGGAGGCAGTAATTATGCTGGTACTACACCTGGAGATGCTCAAGATTTGGTAGATAATGATCAGGCTTTAGCAGATTATCTTGTTAATGATCTAGGAGTAGTAAATTCAACTCTACCCATCGTACTAAAATCATTCTCAGCATCGATATTTAATAATAATATTAATCTAGACTGGATCACAGCCAAAGAAGAGAATTTCTCACACTTCGAGCTTGAACGTTCTTTAGACCAAAACAATTGGGAGCAAATTGGTAAAGTTCAGGGTCTAGGCGAAAGTAATTCAGATGTTTATTATGACTTTATTGATGAAAACGCTCCTTTTGGTAAGCTTTACTATCGTTTAAAATCTGTTGACATTGATGCTACTTTTGAATATTCACCAGTTGTAAGTATTGAGAATGGTTTTGAAGGGAGTTTAAGAATAATGCCGAATCCTGCTCAAAATGCTTCAAATTTAAAGATTCATGTTCCTGCCAAATTCAAAGAAAATATTGATTACGTAGGTTTATTTGACTTATCAGGAGTTAAAATTCAAGAATTCAGAAATTTTGATACTCAATCAAGTCTACAAATTGAAAAAGAATTGAAAGCCGGAATGTATATTTTAAAAGTAAATCACAATAGCTTACAAGAAAACATAAGAGTAATAATTCAATAA
- a CDS encoding OmpA family protein gives MKTKAYIFLIFTFSIVNACSVYKKAEKKFEKGEYNSAIDLYQSAIRKNENAAQALFYTAEAYRLSNRLEIAAPYYEAAIDSGYQEDEVYYNYALSLKANSNYKKAKEVLESYLPNANNDEFKKLADFQLNNLYNIDEILEDQTFYTVKNLQEINTPAAEYAPFFNDDKLYFTSTRDEDSKVYKATGDNFSDIYQVKSRGANVDTTTIEKLPPIINWPDANEGSIAIGPRGRTMIFARGNTGKRKGQNDVNLYITRYRSGQWSEPELMRINDPNAWNSTPAFSEDGRTLYFSSTREGGFGGVDLYSATVNSRGQWGNVRNLGDRINTPGDEMFPSTSQDGKLYFSSNGHPGLGKLDIFVAERKGGKITISHLGKPMNSNKDDFGVFMYSPDRGFFSSDRPGGEGRDDIYTWKNEDPNLKIVNYFLAGVSTTRNQNDDEVILPGTSVRLFSSDSVLLGEIMTGQDGKFNFRVSEEENYFIIAEKENYFTTRKTFSTIGKTLDKSKLDALITNKVFETEILLEEIILDKAFELENIYYDFDSANIRADAAKELDRLVTILEDNPPIKIELSSHTDARGEAAYNQDLSRRRAESAVAYIISQGIDPSRIKARGYGESQLIIQDAQTEEEHETNRRTEFKVTEYDKEIARKMREAEEAKFKKGTTEVEIKSEEEVPEQSSSDEFDFN, from the coding sequence TTGAAAACCAAAGCGTACATATTTTTAATATTCACCTTTTCTATTGTTAATGCTTGTTCTGTTTATAAAAAAGCAGAAAAGAAATTTGAAAAAGGAGAGTATAATTCAGCTATCGATCTCTATCAATCAGCTATTAGGAAAAATGAAAATGCTGCTCAAGCATTGTTTTATACAGCTGAAGCCTACAGGCTTTCCAATAGATTAGAAATTGCAGCGCCTTATTATGAAGCTGCAATTGATTCAGGGTATCAGGAAGATGAGGTGTATTATAATTATGCTTTGTCATTAAAAGCAAATTCAAATTATAAAAAGGCCAAAGAAGTATTAGAGAGTTACTTACCCAACGCTAATAATGATGAATTTAAAAAATTAGCTGATTTTCAATTAAATAATCTTTACAATATTGATGAAATATTAGAAGATCAGACTTTTTACACAGTTAAAAATCTTCAGGAAATAAATACACCGGCAGCTGAATATGCTCCGTTTTTTAATGATGATAAACTTTATTTTACTTCAACCCGGGATGAAGATAGCAAAGTATATAAAGCTACAGGAGATAATTTTTCTGATATCTATCAAGTGAAATCAAGGGGAGCAAATGTTGATACTACTACTATCGAAAAATTACCTCCTATTATAAATTGGCCTGATGCAAATGAAGGCTCAATAGCAATTGGTCCTAGAGGTAGAACTATGATTTTTGCTCGTGGAAATACCGGCAAGCGTAAAGGCCAAAATGATGTAAATTTATACATTACTCGTTATCGCAGTGGTCAATGGTCTGAACCTGAATTAATGCGGATTAATGATCCAAATGCCTGGAATTCAACTCCTGCTTTTAGTGAAGATGGCCGAACACTTTACTTTTCTTCCACCCGAGAGGGAGGTTTTGGCGGAGTGGATCTTTATTCTGCTACAGTAAATAGTCGTGGCCAATGGGGGAATGTAAGAAATTTAGGAGATCGAATTAATACACCAGGTGATGAAATGTTTCCCTCAACCTCCCAAGATGGGAAACTATATTTTTCATCAAATGGCCATCCAGGCTTAGGAAAGCTAGATATTTTCGTAGCGGAAAGAAAAGGAGGTAAAATCACTATATCTCATCTTGGAAAGCCTATGAATTCTAATAAGGATGATTTTGGCGTTTTTATGTATTCGCCAGATAGAGGCTTTTTCTCAAGCGATCGTCCAGGTGGTGAAGGCAGAGATGATATCTATACTTGGAAAAACGAAGACCCTAACCTTAAAATCGTTAATTACTTTTTAGCAGGAGTTAGTACAACCCGTAATCAAAATGATGATGAGGTGATATTACCAGGTACTAGCGTTAGATTATTTTCTTCTGATAGTGTATTGCTAGGGGAAATTATGACAGGTCAAGATGGGAAATTTAATTTCAGAGTGTCAGAAGAAGAAAATTATTTCATTATAGCCGAGAAAGAAAATTATTTCACCACTCGAAAAACCTTTTCGACTATAGGTAAAACTCTGGATAAATCTAAATTAGATGCTTTGATCACTAATAAGGTTTTTGAAACCGAAATTTTGCTTGAAGAAATCATCTTAGATAAAGCCTTTGAGCTAGAAAATATTTATTATGATTTTGATTCGGCTAATATCCGAGCGGATGCCGCAAAAGAATTAGATCGATTAGTTACAATTTTGGAAGACAACCCTCCAATTAAAATTGAATTAAGTTCACACACCGATGCACGTGGAGAGGCAGCTTATAATCAAGATCTTTCAAGAAGAAGAGCAGAGTCTGCAGTGGCTTATATAATATCTCAGGGTATAGATCCATCTAGAATTAAGGCCAGAGGATATGGTGAAAGTCAACTTATAATTCAGGATGCTCAAACCGAAGAGGAACATGAAACCAATCGTAGAACTGAATTTAAAGTAACGGAATACGATAAGGAGATTGCTCGTAAAATGAGAGAAGCCGAAGAAGCTAAATTCAAAAAAGGAACCACAGAGGTAGAAATTAAGAGTGAGGAAGAAGTACCAGAGCAATCATCATCTGATGAATTTGATTTTAACTAA